TGATGTTCTGGGCGGTCACCGCGCACACCGTCCGCACCGGAATCCTGCCCGCCCCCGGCCCGTTGCGCGGCTTCTTCACCGAGTTCGGCTGGGCCCCGCCCGCCCTGCACCTCGGCGTGATCGGCATGCTGGTCCTCACCCGCTGGTGGGAGTTCTGGACCTCCTGACCGCCCGGGCGTGCCAGGGCCCCGGCAGCTGGACGCTGCCGGGGCCCTTCTGCGTCACTCCGCGGGCGTGGCGGAAATCAGCTGCCGATCGAACCGTTGCCGGAGAGGACCGGGATGTTGTCGAGGATGTGCGAGAGCGGCTCGTCACCCTTGGCCTGGGTGGAGTTCTCGGTGCACTGCTGGTTCTGCGGGTTGGACAGGACGTTGATGTCCTGGACGCCGACGTTGACCAGGGCGACCAGCGACTGGGCGTTGATCTTCGCCGGGAGGCCGATGCAGGGCTTGTTGAGCGTGCCCTGGACGAGGCCGAGCTGCGGGCTCATGTCGCCGGCGGTCTTCTGGTTGCCGTAGATCTGCTGCGACCCGTTGCCGTTGACCGTGTTGACGCCGTTGTCGTTGCCGATGGCCATGGCCGGGGCCGCGGCGGCGGCGCCCGCGCCGATCGCGACGGCGGAGACCGCGGCGGCGGTCATGAACTTCTTGAACATCTTGATCCTTCTGTCGCACGAGTGCCCGCTAGTGGAGCGCCCTGGTCAACTGCCCCGGCAGGGGGTTGGTTCCGTTGCTTCACTCAAACGGCCTGCGGCGCCCCGGGTTTTCCCCGGACCGGGTGAGAGCGCTCCGGACGCCTGCGCGAAGCCCGTACGCAGCCGGTACCGCGACGGCTCCGGTTGCGGTCCGTGCGGCTTGTTGCACGGTGGGTAAGGAGGCGGATCGCTCGGGTCCGTCTGCCACCACGCGTAAGGAACCTCCATGCACCGCACCACGCCGTCCCGCGCCCGACTCCTCGTCCCGTCGGCCCTCGCCGCCGTCATACTGTCCGGCGCGATCGCCCCGGCCGTGGCCGCGGACGGTTCCGGCTCAGCGGAGGTCACCCGGCGCGTGGCGGAGGTCCAGCAGAAGATCGACGCGATCGCCCGGACCGACGAACGGGCCGCCGCCGGCCCCGTCGAGGACCTCCTCGCCGGGTTGAGCAAGACGATCGCGGACCTCCTCAAGTCCCTGGAGGGGCTGCTGCCCGCCGGGGTGAAGCTCCCGCCCATCGAGATCCCGAAGCTGCCGGCGCTGCCCGCCGTGCCGGGAGTGCCCGAGATCAAGCTGCCGCCGGTCGAGGTGCCCAAGGTGCCGCCGGTCGGCACGGTTCCGGCCCTGCCCACGGGCGCGGTTCCGGCGATCCCCGACATCCCTGCGATTCCCGACATCCCAGACGTTCCGTAGCCGCCGGGAGCCGATCGAATCCGCACGCGGTTACGACTATTGGGCTGAACAGGTCTGATCGCGTGCGGAACCGTGTCGCCGGGGAAGATGGACCGTTTCGCTCGGTGTGAGCCCCGGATCGGGGCAGAACGTCGAACAGAAGGTGCACTTCCCATGAACTCTGCCAAGAAGGCCGCCCTGGTCCTGGCCACCGCCGGTCTCGCCGCGGCCGGTGCCGCCGGCGCCGCCTCCGCCGACTCCGCGGCCGAGGGCGCGGCCGTGGGTTCCCCCGGTGTCCTCTCGGGCAACCTGGCTCAGGTCCCGGTCCACGTTCCGGTCAACCTGTGCGGCAACTCCGTGAACGTCGTCGGCCTGCTGAACCCCGCGTTCGGCAACGTCTGCGTCAACGACTGACGCCTGCGCACGACCGACTGTGGGCGCCCCGGCCTCGCCGGTGGCGCCCACAGTCATGTCGGCCGCGGTCCTGGCCGGCGGCTCAGCCGTTGCCGCCGTTGAGCTTCACGCCCCCGAGCATCGGGGAGGCCTGGGTGGCGCCGTTGGCCAGGCCGAGGAGCTCGCCCGGGACGTCGTTGCGGACCTTGTTGACCTTCTGGACCGTGCCCACGACCTTGTTGATGTGGCCGTTCTGCTCGGCCAGCCCGGCGCCCACGGTCTCGGGGAGGTGCTCGGACACCGGGGAGACCGCGTTCAGCGTGTCCGTCACCCCGCTGGTCAGGCTCATGGGGGGCATCGCGGCCTGGGCGTCGGCGGCGAACGCGGGGGCGGTGGCGCCGAGGGCGGCGACGGAGCCGACGACGACAGCGGCGACCTTCGTGAGCTTCATTATCGAAATCCTTTTCCAGCGGCGACCGTCGCGCCGCTTTCGCCCTGGGTAACGATTCCCACCCGCTACGGAAACGCGGTCGAGCGAGTGCACGACAGCGGCCGGAGAATCCGACGAGGGATTCTCCGGCCGATATTTATTCCGATTACCGTCCCTTAAGGTCAGGCGATACGGGACCGCCGGTACAGAATGGCGCCGCCCAGGACCAGCGCCGAGGCGAGGGCCGCCGCGGCGCCGGGCCGGCCCGCGCCGGTCTCGGCCAGGACGGGCCCGGCCGTGCTCACGGGGGCGGGGGCGCGCTCCGGCGCGGGCGCCGGCGGCTGCGCCGGAGCGGGGGCCGGGGCCGGCGTCAGGTGCACCGGGGTGTCGCCGGCGGGGGCGGCCGGCGGCTGGTCGGCGGGCGGCCCCGCCTCGGGGGCCGGGAGCGGGGCGGGCGCCGGGTGCTCCCGCTCCACGGGCAGGCTCCCGTGCGGCGGGTGCGCGGCGGGACCCTCCTCCCCGACGGGGACGGGCGCGGGCAGCGGGGCGGGCAGCGTCCGGGGCGGCTCCTCGGCGGGGGCCGGGACGGGCTCGGGCGCGGGCAGCGGTACGGGCACCTCGTGCACCGCCGGCGGCGGCGCGGGCGCCGGGTGGACGTCCACGGGCTCGGGCGGCGGCGGGGCGTGGTGGGCCGGAGGGGTGTGGTGCGCGGGCGGGGCGGCCTCGGGGTGCTCGTCGCAGTCCTCCTCGGTCTCCTCCTCCTCGGGGCCGCCGTAGCCGCCCCGGTCGCGCGGTTCGTCGTGGCGCGGGGCCGCGTGGCGCGGGCCCTCGGGCCGCGGCTGCTCGGGCCGCGCCTCCTCCTGGCGGGGGGCCGCGTGCCGGGGGCCGTCGGGGCGCGGGGCCGGGTGGGAGGCCTCCTCGTGCCGCCGCTCCGGCAGTGCGTGCCGGCCCCGGTGCTCGTCGAGGTACCGCTCGAAGGCCTCGGCGTGCTCGGGACTGAGGTAGCGCGCGTAGTCGTGGCCCGGGCCGGCGTCCGTACCGGTGGTCGTGGCGCAGGTGTTGCCCATCGCGGGGTTCAGGGCCGCCGCACCGTCCACGCTGTTGCCGCACACGTTCGGGGCGAAGGTGACCGGTACCGAGACGCTGTTGCCGGACAGCACGCCCGGCGAATGCGAGACCTCGGACGTGGCCCCGGGGTGCGCGTAGGCCGCGCCGGTGGCGATCGACAGCAGGCTCGAAGCGGCTGCCGCCGTGAGCATCCCCTTGCCCAGTACCTGTCGGCTCAGTACCTGTCGCATGGGTCCTTCCCTGTCTACCGGCGCGGGCGCCGGTGCTGAATCGAAGGTGGCCCCGGAGTGCACCGCCGTGCACTCCGAGGCCACCCCGAGGAGGTTCGCCCTCGCGGGCGGAAGCGCTTCGTCAGGCGTTGACGCAGGTGTTGCCGAACGCGGGGTTCAGCAGGCCGACCACGTTCACGGTGTTGCCGCAGAGGTTGACCGGGATGTGCACCGGGACCTGGAGCAGGTTGCCGGACAGGACGCCCGGGGAGCCCACGGCGGCACCCTCGGCCGCGGCGTCGGCCATGGCCGGGGAGGCTGCACCGGCGGCCATCAGAACGCCGGCGGCCAGCACCACTGCCTTCTTGTACGTCATGTGATTTCGATCCTTCCCGCAGAGGCGTATCCACTGCAGAAATAACAACGAGTGGCGGGGTGAAAAGAAACCGCGATTTTCCGGAGACCGCTCGACAATTCACTCCGGTGCCGGGCCGTAATTCCAGGCGCCGGGGAGATTTGCCGGGTCTTTATGCGGGTGGGCCGGAAGGGGCCCGACACGCGGCGAGGCCGCCGCGACCCGAAGGTGCGACGGCCTCGCGGGCACGGGCCTCGATCAGCTGCCGGAGGAGACGTTGCCGGAGAGGATCGGGATGTTGTCCAGGATGTGCGACAGGGCCTCGTCGCCCTTGGCCTGGGTGGAGTTCTCGGTGCACTGCTGGTTCTGCGGGCTGGACAGGACGGGGATGTCCTGGACGCCGACGTTGACCAGGGCCAGCACGGACTGCACGTTGGCCTTCGCGGGGAGGGCGATGCAGGGCTTGTTGAGCGAGCCCTGGATCAGCGCCATCTGCGGGCTCATGTTGCCGTAGGTGGCCTGGTTGCCGTAGATCTGCGAGGCTCCGTTGCCGTTGACGGTGTTGATGCCGCCGTCGTTGCCGATGGCCATCGCCTGCGGAGCCATGGCGGCACCGAGGCCCACGACGGAGGCGGCAACCGCTGCGCCAGCCACAAACTTCTTGATCATTATCGTCCCTTTTTTGCAGGATTGCCCGGTACTGGAGCACTCGGATCAACGGTCCGGCCCGGCTCCGGGTTTCGACGCTTCACCCGGATGCCGCCGTTTCGAGCCGCCCGGTTGACGTTCGGGCGGCTCCGCGCGGACCGCCGGACCCCGCGTCCGGGCAGGGCGGAAGCGGTGGCGGGGGCGCCGCGCGCCGGCCGCTTCCCGGGCTCCGGCATTTCTTTCCGTTCGAACAATGGTGCTCGTCATAACGACCTGCCGGGTAAGAGGGTGCGTGCCGTAGCCCGAAAGGCCGTACGAGCGAGTCCGACGTGATTTCCAGCCTGATTTCTGACAAAGTTCACTCCTGTTTTGTCCCCCTGATCGAAAATGGAGACAGGGTCATGGGTTCCTCCCGCAGAATCCTCGGCGCGCTCGGCCTGCTGTCCTGCCTCGCACTTTCCGGATACGTTCCGACCGCGGCGGCCGCGGTCCCCGCTCCCCGCGAACTGCCCCGGGTCCCGTTCGCCCAGCGCTACCAGGCCGTGCAGCACGGCGGACTGGTCAGGGCCTCGAACGCGGGCATCGGCTGCCGGCGCGAGGAGTCGCCCCGGGCCGCTTCGTGCGCCGAGGTCGAGCGGGGCGCGGCCGGGGTCAACGGCGACTACGAGATGTTCTACAGCGAGGTCGACGAGGACCCGGACACCTACAACTCCACCCGCGCCGAGCTCAAGGTGCCGCAGGGTGCCAAGGTCTCCTACGCCCGGCTCTACTGGGGCGGGAACCTGCGGGTGGGCGAGCAGAAGCCGCCCGAGGACAACGGGCGGGTGCTGGTCGCGGAGCCGGGCGGCGCGTACAAGGAGGTCCTGGCCGACACGGTGATGGGCCACCGGACGGACGCGGGCAGCGACGCCTACCAGGCCAGCGCGGACGTGACCCCGCTGGTCCGCAGGGGCGGGGCCGGGATGTGGACGGTCGCCCAGGTCAACATCGCCATGGGGCACTCGGAGGTCGGGGCCTGGGGCGGCTGGACGCTGGTCGTCGCCTACGAGGACCCCCGGGAGCCGGTGCGCCGGATCTCGCTGTGGGACGGGTTCGAGGCGCTGGCCGCCCGGGCCGGCGACGGGACGGTCGAGCTCACCGGGCTGGACGCTCCGCCCGGGGCCGCGGGGCGGGTCGGAGTGGTCGGGTACGACGGGGACCGCGGGGTCCTGGGGGACTCGCTCGGCGTGACGGCCGACAGCGGACGCCGGGTCAACCTCAGCGATGCCGAAAATCCTTTCAATGATGTTATGAATTCCACGATCACGGATTTTGGACATCAGTCGTTCGTGCGACAGCCCGAACATATGAATAATCTCGGATATGACGCGGACGTGTTCGACCTGAGTCCCGCCCTGTCCGGTGGTGCCCGCAGTCTGAGCTTCAGGTTCACGGGCGAAAGTCAGGGCCATTTCCTCGGCGTGCTCTTCGTACAGACCGACGCGCGCCGCTGAACCCAGGGGACCACTTCACGTGCCCACACAGCCATTGGCAGCACCACCCGCCACCGTCCTCCACCTCGTCCAGCCCGTCGACGGCGGTGTCGCCCGCGTCGTCGCCGACCTCGTCCGCGCGCAGCGCGCGGCGGGCCTGCGCGCCGTCGTCGGCTGCCCGCCCGCCGGGATCCTCCCCGACGCCGCCCGGGCCGCCGGCGCCGAGGTGCACGTCTGGCGCGCCGGGCGGGCCCCCGGGCCCGGGCTGGCCGCCGAGGTGATCGGCGCCCGGTCCCTGCTCCGCCGGGTCCGTCCCGACCTGCTCCACGCGCACAGCGCCAAGGCCGGGCTGGCCGGACGGCTCGCCGCACGCGGGACCGTACCGACCGTCTTCCAGCCGCACGCCTGGTCCTTCGACGCGGTCGGCGGCGCCACCGGCGCGCTCGCGCTGCGCTGGGAGCGGTACGCGGCCCGCTGGGCCGACCGGGTGCTCTGCGTCAGCGAGGCCGAACGGCTCGCGGGCGAGGCGGAGGGGATCGCCGCCCGGTGGTCCGTCGTCCGCAACGGGGTGGACCTGGACCACTTCCGCCCCGACGGCCCCGACCCCGACCGCGAGCGGGCCGCGGCCCGCGCCCGGCTCCCGCTGCCCGAGGCCCTCCGCGGCGACGGGCCGCTCGCCGTCTGCGTGGGCCGGATCTGCCCGCAGAAGGGACAGGACGTCCTGCTGCGGGCCTGGCCGCAGCTGCTGGGCCGCGTGCCCGCGGCCCGGCTCGCCCTCGTCGGCGACGGCCCGGACGCCGACCGGCTGCGCACCACCGCCCCGGCCGGCGTCCACTTCGCGGGCGCCGCCCCCGACATCCGACCGTGGCTTCGGGCCGCCGATCTCGTTGTACTGCCGTCGCGGTGGGAAGGCATGGCGCTCGCCCCGCTCGAAGCCATGGCCTGCGGCCGCCCGGTCCTGGTCTCCGACGTCAGCGGGGCCCGGGAGAGCCTGCCGCCCGGCCAGGGACGGCTGTGCCTGGTACCGGCGGAGGACCCGACGGCACTGGCCAAGGCCCTGGGACGGCTCCTCGCCGAACCGAGGCTCCTCGCCGAACTCGGGGAGCAGGCCCGGCAGCACGCCCGGACCGACTTCGACGTGCGGCGGACCACGGACGCGGTCACCGGTCTGTACCACGAACTGCTGGGCAGGCCCCGGCCCTCGAACCAGGAGCGCATCAGCCGATGACGATGGACAGCGCACCAGCCCGGCACACCGGGCAGGGCGGCACGGGGCACGCCGGCGCAGCCGCCGGCACCACGGCCGTCCGCCGTTCGCGAGCCGCCATCCACCCCCCGCGCGGTCCCAAGGCCGCACCGGCGCGGTCCGCCGTCCGGCCGCAGCGGATCCGCCGCCGCGACGGCGTGCTCCCGCGGTTCACCGCCGAC
Above is a window of Streptomyces subrutilus DNA encoding:
- a CDS encoding chaplin, giving the protein MTYKKAVVLAAGVLMAAGAASPAMADAAAEGAAVGSPGVLSGNLLQVPVHIPVNLCGNTVNVVGLLNPAFGNTCVNA
- a CDS encoding chaplin; this translates as MRQVLSRQVLGKGMLTAAAASSLLSIATGAAYAHPGATSEVSHSPGVLSGNSVSVPVTFAPNVCGNSVDGAAALNPAMGNTCATTTGTDAGPGHDYARYLSPEHAEAFERYLDEHRGRHALPERRHEEASHPAPRPDGPRHAAPRQEEARPEQPRPEGPRHAAPRHDEPRDRGGYGGPEEEETEEDCDEHPEAAPPAHHTPPAHHAPPPPEPVDVHPAPAPPPAVHEVPVPLPAPEPVPAPAEEPPRTLPAPLPAPVPVGEEGPAAHPPHGSLPVEREHPAPAPLPAPEAGPPADQPPAAPAGDTPVHLTPAPAPAPAQPPAPAPERAPAPVSTAGPVLAETGAGRPGAAAALASALVLGGAILYRRSRIA
- a CDS encoding rodlin: MIKKFVAGAAVAASVVGLGAAMAPQAMAIGNDGGINTVNGNGASQIYGNQATYGNMSPQMALIQGSLNKPCIALPAKANVQSVLALVNVGVQDIPVLSSPQNQQCTENSTQAKGDEALSHILDNIPILSGNVSSGS
- a CDS encoding chaplin, yielding MNSAKKAALVLATAGLAAAGAAGAASADSAAEGAAVGSPGVLSGNLAQVPVHVPVNLCGNSVNVVGLLNPAFGNVCVND
- a CDS encoding DUF3344 domain-containing protein — encoded protein: MGSSRRILGALGLLSCLALSGYVPTAAAAVPAPRELPRVPFAQRYQAVQHGGLVRASNAGIGCRREESPRAASCAEVERGAAGVNGDYEMFYSEVDEDPDTYNSTRAELKVPQGAKVSYARLYWGGNLRVGEQKPPEDNGRVLVAEPGGAYKEVLADTVMGHRTDAGSDAYQASADVTPLVRRGGAGMWTVAQVNIAMGHSEVGAWGGWTLVVAYEDPREPVRRISLWDGFEALAARAGDGTVELTGLDAPPGAAGRVGVVGYDGDRGVLGDSLGVTADSGRRVNLSDAENPFNDVMNSTITDFGHQSFVRQPEHMNNLGYDADVFDLSPALSGGARSLSFRFTGESQGHFLGVLFVQTDARR
- a CDS encoding glycosyltransferase — translated: MPTQPLAAPPATVLHLVQPVDGGVARVVADLVRAQRAAGLRAVVGCPPAGILPDAARAAGAEVHVWRAGRAPGPGLAAEVIGARSLLRRVRPDLLHAHSAKAGLAGRLAARGTVPTVFQPHAWSFDAVGGATGALALRWERYAARWADRVLCVSEAERLAGEAEGIAARWSVVRNGVDLDHFRPDGPDPDRERAAARARLPLPEALRGDGPLAVCVGRICPQKGQDVLLRAWPQLLGRVPAARLALVGDGPDADRLRTTAPAGVHFAGAAPDIRPWLRAADLVVLPSRWEGMALAPLEAMACGRPVLVSDVSGARESLPPGQGRLCLVPAEDPTALAKALGRLLAEPRLLAELGEQARQHARTDFDVRRTTDAVTGLYHELLGRPRPSNQERISR
- a CDS encoding rodlin gives rise to the protein MFKKFMTAAAVSAVAIGAGAAAAAPAMAIGNDNGVNTVNGNGSQQIYGNQKTAGDMSPQLGLVQGTLNKPCIGLPAKINAQSLVALVNVGVQDINVLSNPQNQQCTENSTQAKGDEPLSHILDNIPVLSGNGSIGS